From Pleurocapsa sp. PCC 7319:
GGACAAAAAAACCGCAATAGCCAATAAGTTCATGAGTCTCCTTGAGAACTATGGCATACAAACCAAAACCTCTTTCTAGGTAAGATAGCAATCTTTGGTCGATAAATTGTCTGATTTGCTTTTGATTATGTACCCCTATAATTGAAAATTGCATTACTTGGGGATCGCTTAAGATCGGAGTTAAAGCTTCTAAGTCACGAGAAGTAAAAAATCTCAGTGTTAGTCTGGGGGTTTCAACAATTTGCATTTAGCTTTACCCTATCTATCATTGTTTACTTGCTTATTTTATGGCGGGGCTAACTAAAAGATATATCGATTTGAGCTATAAAAATTCCTGTGACAAAAATGTGACGAATTGTTTCTATAATAGAACTCAATATTTGACTGATAATCATACTCTGGCAATGAATTATACAATTGCTACTTTTTATAAATTTGCGACTATTTCCGACCTGGAAACCAAAAAATTACAGCTTTTAACATCTTGTCGAGAAAAAGGTATTAAAGGGACAATTATCTTAGCCGAAGAAGGAATTAATGGGACAATTGCGGGTAGCGAGAGCGCGATCGCTGCTATCTTAGATCAACTGCGTAAAATTCCTAATTTAGAAGATTTAGAACATAAAGAATCTAAATCACAAAAACAACCTTTTGCCAGATTAAAAGTAAAAATCAAGCAAGAGATCGTTACTATCGGCATACCCGATGCCAATCCCAATAACCAGGTGGGGACTTATGTCGATCCTCAAGATTGGAACCAGATCATTAGCGACCCAGAAGTAGTAGTCATCGATACGAGAAATGACTATGAAGTAAAACTTGGCAGTTTTCGGGGTGCCAGCAATCCTAAAACCGAATCTTTTCGGGAATTTCCTGAATACGCTGCCAAGCATCTCGACCCCGAAGAACATCCTAAAGTAGCAATGTTTTGTACAGGAGGAATTCGTTGTGAAAAAGCTTCTTCTTATCTACTTTCTCAAGGATTTAAAGAGGTATACCATCTCAAAGGTGGAATTCTCAAATATCTAGAAAATGTTTCATCTGAAGAAAGTATGTGGGAGGGAGAATGCTTTGTATTTGATGAACGAGTTGCTGTTAAAGAAGGATTAAAATCGGGAAGCTATGACCTCTGCTATGCTTGTGGACATCCGATATCAGAAGTCGATAAAAACTCCCCTCATTACGAATCTCATATTTCTTGTCCTTACTGTTACGACAAACTTACTCCAGAGAAAAAAGCTCGTCAAGAAGATCGCCGCAGACATCGAGAATATCTCAAGAAGCAAAATAGCTGACTGGTTGATACATTCACGAAAAGCTAATTTTCCACCTCTTTTTAAGAGTTAAAAGTAGAATTTTTTAAAGGCTTTTAACCCTCTAGCAGTCTGCCAATTTTGTTTTGATGGATGCAAAAAAAGTTCCGAATTCAGAGTTATAGGTTATGGGTTATAGGTTAGTTCAGAGTCAAAAGATTTATCCCTCAATTCAAACTTGTTAGACGTGAGTTCAACGAAGCGAAAAAAGCTTAAATATTTCGCAACTTTCTGATTTCTAGATCTCTAAAGTCCTGATTTTTTCCTTAAGAAAAACATAACTCCTAACTCCGAATTCCGAATTTCGAACTCACGTTGTTAGAGTACTAGGGCTATCGTCTGAAAATAGCCAATAGTCACCGTCAACTCAATTATGAGATAAATATGAAAACAAAGTGATATAATTATGAAATAAAGGTCACTTATTTCTCTATGGCGGAAACTTTTTTAAAGCGAGGCATGATTTTATTCTTTAGCATAACGCTAGGGATGTGGCTCACTGGCTGTAGTGGGACAGAAGGAACTTCGTCAACAGCTACATCAAACAATACAGATGCCACTGATGTTGCAGCAGATACCGAAGGTAAAAAGAAAGTCATCACGACTTTTACTGTCTTAGCAGACATTGCTCAAAATGTTGCAGGAGATAAACTAGTGGTAGAATCCATTACTCGCATCGGTGCGGAAATTCACGGCTACGAACCCACCCCTAGTGACATTGTTAAAGCCCAAAATGCCGACTTGATTCTTTACAACGGCATGGATTTAGAGCGTTGGTTTAAGCAGTTTCTGGG
This genomic window contains:
- a CDS encoding rhodanese-related sulfurtransferase, which translates into the protein MNYTIATFYKFATISDLETKKLQLLTSCREKGIKGTIILAEEGINGTIAGSESAIAAILDQLRKIPNLEDLEHKESKSQKQPFARLKVKIKQEIVTIGIPDANPNNQVGTYVDPQDWNQIISDPEVVVIDTRNDYEVKLGSFRGASNPKTESFREFPEYAAKHLDPEEHPKVAMFCTGGIRCEKASSYLLSQGFKEVYHLKGGILKYLENVSSEESMWEGECFVFDERVAVKEGLKSGSYDLCYACGHPISEVDKNSPHYESHISCPYCYDKLTPEKKARQEDRRRHREYLKKQNS